In a single window of the Rhodoferax saidenbachensis genome:
- a CDS encoding glycosyltransferase, translating to MARVLCVWEQGSNLGHLSNLRAPIQAAQDLGHEITLVARELHRIPEVMSGLRFGLMQAPFKQFVPKVDATAIQCYAQLLAIQCFSSPQELLLYVRAWRAIFDLLRPDIVFFEHSPTALVAAWTYGFRKVLVGSGFDIPRTDVLEAPLQAFPTAPRTAEAMEQLRTVDQQVLELINQVHAVQGGQAMPRLGALYAQAEAQCLMTWPEMDCFGPRPGIHYLGREGLQKQPAPEWPAGTGPKVFGYLSNFTGLEFLLQALQAAQVCVLLFVRDISEELRSRYTGAGLAFTSHLVDLAQVTAEADWVVHHANHGTSATFLLAGLPQLAIPLHQEQLFNALRLVGQSCALLAYQDQANYGEAVAAMCQRTDLRAAAKSVQEACKLQESGRSVEYFRGILG from the coding sequence ATGGCCCGCGTCCTGTGCGTCTGGGAGCAGGGATCGAATCTGGGGCATCTCAGCAACCTGCGCGCGCCCATCCAGGCGGCGCAGGATCTGGGCCATGAAATCACGCTCGTAGCGCGCGAGCTGCACCGCATTCCCGAAGTCATGTCGGGTTTGCGCTTTGGCCTGATGCAGGCGCCTTTCAAGCAATTTGTGCCCAAGGTCGACGCCACGGCCATCCAGTGTTACGCGCAGTTGCTCGCCATTCAGTGTTTTTCCTCGCCCCAGGAGTTGTTGCTCTATGTGCGTGCCTGGCGGGCGATTTTTGATTTGCTGCGCCCGGACATTGTTTTCTTTGAGCACAGTCCTACGGCGCTGGTGGCTGCCTGGACCTATGGATTCCGCAAGGTTCTGGTCGGCTCAGGTTTCGACATTCCCCGCACGGATGTGCTGGAGGCGCCATTACAAGCCTTCCCCACCGCCCCGCGCACAGCGGAAGCGATGGAGCAACTGCGTACCGTAGATCAGCAGGTGCTGGAGCTGATCAACCAGGTCCATGCTGTTCAGGGGGGGCAAGCCATGCCCAGGCTGGGGGCCTTGTATGCCCAGGCCGAGGCCCAGTGCCTCATGACCTGGCCTGAGATGGACTGTTTTGGCCCGCGCCCAGGCATTCACTACTTGGGCCGAGAGGGCCTGCAGAAGCAACCCGCCCCCGAATGGCCTGCCGGAACAGGGCCAAAGGTTTTTGGCTACCTGAGCAATTTCACAGGTTTGGAGTTCTTGCTGCAGGCACTGCAAGCCGCCCAGGTTTGTGTGTTGTTGTTTGTGCGCGACATTTCAGAGGAGCTGCGCAGCCGGTACACGGGGGCCGGTCTGGCGTTCACCAGTCACCTGGTCGATCTCGCCCAGGTGACGGCGGAAGCGGACTGGGTTGTGCACCATGCCAACCACGGCACCAGCGCCACTTTTTTGCTGGCCGGCTTGCCTCAGTTGGCGATACCGCTGCACCAAGAGCAACTTTTCAATGCCTTGCGCCTGGTTGGGCAGTCCTGCGCCCTGCTGGCGTACCAGGACCAGGCGAATTATGGGGAGGCAGTGGCGGCCATGTGCCAGCGCACTGATTTGCGTGCAGCAGCCAAATCTGTCCAAGAGGCCTGCAAATTGCAGGAAAGCGGCCGATCCGTGGAGTATTTCCGTGGAATTTTGGGCTAA
- a CDS encoding DUF3683 domain-containing protein — protein MNAPTSLNHLLSAAGAAPHVHERIREIPYNYTSFSDREIVIRLLGASAWELLNQLRGERRTGRSARMLYEVLGDVWVVQRNPYLQDDLLDNPKRRRLLVDALQHRLTEVEKRRTPEADPERDAMVGTLLVAARAAVKAFDAAFVEVAALRKKTQKLLNRLTAKDNIKFDGLSRVSHVTDATDWRVEYPFVVLTPDSEEEMAGLVKGCIDLGLTIIPRGGGTGYTGGAIPLTWKSAVINTEKLEAMTEVEMKTLPGMDREVATVWSEAGVVTQRVADAAERGGFVFAVDPTSAEASCIGGNIAMNAGGKKAVLWGTALDNLASWRMVTPQAEWLEVTRINHNMGKIHDVDVASFELQYFKADGKTPIRTERLDIPGSTFRKEGLGKDVTDKFLSGLPGIQKEGTDGLITSARWVVHRMPSHTRTVCLEFFGHARNAVPSIVEIKDFMFAEQKRSGVLLAGLEHLDDRYLKAVGYATKSKRGGLPKMVLVGDIAGDDADAVARATSEVVRIANSRSGEGFIAISPEARKKFWLDRKKTAAISKHTNAFKINEDVVIPLPRMAEYTDGIERINIELSLRNKLALCDALTEFLAQGNLPLGKVDDAVPAAELLEDRVSQALALVQQVRGQWQGWLDQVDPLFPQLQEHSLRASWKTQLRAPLQDIFTGGAFEAILKECSSIHQRVLKGRVWVALHMHAGDGNVHTNIPVNSDDYDMLQAAHGAVKRIMALARSLDGVISGEHGIGITKLEFLSDAELQPFIDYKARVDPEGRFNKGKLLRNQELPAQAGRGLEANSAHNPVQIYADLTNAYTPSFGLMGHESLIMQQSDIGDIADSIKDCLRCGKCKPVCATHVPRANLLYSPRNKILATSLLVEAFLYEEQTRRGISIRHWEEFEDVADHCTVCHKCESPCPVKIDFGDVTMNMRNLLRKMGKKSFRPGNAAAMFFLNATNPETIKLMRAGMVGIGFKAQRLANQVLRLAARKQTNKPPSTVGTAPIKEQVIHFINKKMPGGLPKKTARALLDIEDADYVPIIRNPKTTTAETEAVFYFPGCGSERLFSQVGLATQAMLWHAGVQTVLPPGYLCCGYPQRGSGQADKAEKIITDNRVLFHRVANTLNYLDIKTVVVSCGTCYDQLQGYEFDKIFPGSRIIDIHEYLLEKGITLVPDGGAGTGYLYHDPCHTPMKLQDPMKTVKALVGDAVLKSERCCGESGTLGVTRPDISTQIRFRKEEELRKDETALRALTAPAGSEGPAKGNIKILTSCPSCLQGLSRYGNDLSNGLLEADYIVVEMANQILGKEWLPEYVQTANAGGIERVLV, from the coding sequence CAACTGCGTGGTGAGCGTCGGACCGGTCGCTCGGCACGCATGCTGTATGAAGTGCTGGGTGATGTCTGGGTGGTACAACGCAACCCCTATTTGCAGGATGACCTGCTGGACAACCCCAAGCGCCGCCGTTTGCTGGTCGATGCGCTGCAGCACCGCCTGACCGAGGTGGAGAAGCGCCGTACCCCGGAGGCTGATCCTGAGCGCGACGCCATGGTAGGCACGCTTCTGGTGGCCGCACGCGCTGCCGTGAAGGCTTTTGACGCGGCTTTTGTCGAAGTGGCCGCGCTGCGCAAGAAGACGCAAAAACTGCTGAACCGCCTCACCGCCAAGGACAACATCAAGTTTGACGGCCTGAGCCGCGTGTCCCACGTGACCGATGCAACCGATTGGCGCGTGGAGTACCCGTTTGTGGTGCTGACGCCCGATTCGGAAGAAGAAATGGCCGGTCTGGTCAAGGGTTGTATTGACCTGGGCCTGACCATCATTCCGCGTGGCGGCGGTACGGGTTATACCGGCGGTGCGATTCCGCTGACCTGGAAAAGCGCGGTGATCAACACCGAAAAGCTCGAAGCCATGACCGAGGTGGAGATGAAAACGCTGCCCGGTATGGACCGCGAAGTGGCAACCGTCTGGTCCGAGGCGGGCGTGGTAACGCAGCGCGTGGCCGATGCGGCCGAGCGCGGCGGGTTTGTGTTTGCCGTTGATCCGACATCGGCCGAGGCTTCGTGTATCGGCGGCAATATCGCCATGAACGCGGGCGGCAAAAAAGCCGTGCTGTGGGGCACGGCGCTGGACAACCTGGCCTCGTGGCGCATGGTGACGCCGCAGGCTGAATGGCTGGAAGTGACACGTATCAACCACAACATGGGCAAGATCCATGACGTGGACGTTGCCAGCTTCGAGCTGCAGTATTTCAAGGCGGACGGCAAGACGCCGATCCGCACTGAGCGGCTGGACATTCCTGGCTCCACCTTCCGTAAAGAGGGTTTGGGCAAAGACGTCACCGACAAATTCTTGAGCGGCTTGCCGGGCATCCAGAAAGAGGGCACAGACGGTCTTATCACCAGTGCGCGCTGGGTGGTGCACCGTATGCCGTCGCACACGCGCACCGTGTGCCTGGAGTTCTTTGGCCATGCCCGCAACGCCGTGCCCAGCATCGTCGAGATCAAGGATTTCATGTTTGCCGAGCAGAAGCGCTCTGGCGTGCTGCTGGCCGGGCTGGAACATTTGGATGACCGTTACCTGAAGGCGGTGGGCTACGCGACCAAGAGCAAGCGTGGCGGTCTGCCCAAGATGGTGCTGGTCGGTGACATCGCCGGTGACGATGCCGATGCCGTGGCCCGTGCCACGTCCGAAGTGGTGCGCATTGCCAACTCGCGCAGTGGCGAAGGTTTTATCGCTATCAGCCCCGAGGCGCGCAAGAAATTCTGGCTGGACCGCAAGAAAACTGCGGCTATCAGCAAACACACCAACGCGTTCAAGATCAATGAAGACGTGGTGATCCCGCTGCCGCGCATGGCCGAGTACACGGATGGTATTGAGCGCATCAATATCGAGCTGAGCCTGCGCAACAAGCTGGCGCTGTGCGATGCACTGACCGAGTTTTTGGCCCAAGGCAATCTGCCGTTGGGCAAGGTGGACGATGCAGTTCCCGCAGCCGAGCTGCTGGAAGACCGTGTGTCGCAGGCGCTGGCATTGGTCCAGCAGGTGCGCGGGCAGTGGCAAGGCTGGCTGGACCAGGTGGACCCGCTGTTCCCGCAGTTGCAGGAGCATTCGCTGCGTGCCAGCTGGAAGACACAACTACGTGCGCCGCTACAGGACATCTTTACGGGTGGTGCGTTCGAAGCCATCCTCAAAGAGTGCAGCAGCATTCACCAGCGCGTGCTCAAAGGCCGCGTTTGGGTGGCCTTGCACATGCACGCCGGTGACGGCAATGTGCATACCAACATCCCGGTCAATAGCGACGACTACGACATGCTGCAAGCCGCCCACGGAGCGGTCAAGCGCATCATGGCGCTGGCGCGTTCGCTGGATGGCGTGATCTCGGGCGAACACGGCATTGGCATCACCAAACTGGAGTTCTTGAGCGACGCCGAGTTGCAGCCGTTCATCGACTACAAGGCCCGGGTGGACCCGGAAGGGCGCTTCAACAAAGGAAAATTGCTACGAAATCAGGAGCTGCCTGCGCAAGCAGGACGAGGGCTAGAGGCCAATTCGGCTCATAATCCCGTGCAAATCTATGCCGATCTGACCAACGCCTACACACCGTCGTTCGGCCTGATGGGGCATGAGTCGCTGATCATGCAGCAGAGCGATATTGGCGATATTGCCGATTCGATCAAAGACTGCCTGCGCTGCGGCAAGTGCAAGCCGGTGTGCGCGACGCACGTGCCACGCGCCAACCTGCTGTACAGCCCGCGCAACAAGATCCTCGCTACCTCCCTGCTGGTGGAGGCCTTCCTCTACGAGGAGCAGACGCGCCGTGGTATCTCGATCCGCCACTGGGAAGAGTTTGAAGACGTGGCCGACCACTGCACGGTTTGCCACAAGTGTGAATCGCCGTGCCCGGTGAAGATTGACTTTGGTGACGTGACGATGAACATGCGCAACCTGTTGCGCAAGATGGGCAAGAAGTCGTTCCGCCCCGGCAATGCTGCGGCGATGTTCTTCCTGAACGCGACGAATCCGGAGACCATCAAGCTGATGCGTGCCGGCATGGTTGGCATAGGCTTCAAGGCACAACGTCTGGCCAACCAGGTATTGCGCCTGGCTGCGCGCAAACAGACGAACAAGCCTCCGTCAACGGTGGGTACGGCCCCGATCAAAGAGCAGGTGATCCACTTCATCAACAAGAAGATGCCCGGCGGTCTGCCCAAGAAGACGGCCCGTGCGCTCCTGGACATTGAAGATGCGGATTACGTGCCCATCATCCGCAACCCGAAAACGACCACAGCCGAAACCGAGGCCGTGTTCTATTTCCCCGGTTGTGGCTCTGAGCGGCTGTTCAGCCAGGTCGGCTTGGCGACGCAAGCCATGCTGTGGCATGCCGGTGTGCAAACCGTGTTGCCGCCGGGCTACCTGTGCTGCGGCTACCCGCAACGCGGGTCCGGTCAGGCCGACAAGGCCGAGAAGATCATCACCGACAACCGTGTGCTGTTCCACCGCGTGGCCAACACGCTGAACTACCTAGACATCAAAACGGTGGTGGTCAGTTGCGGCACGTGTTACGACCAGTTGCAGGGCTACGAGTTCGACAAGATATTCCCGGGTAGCCGCATCATCGACATCCACGAATACCTGCTGGAAAAGGGCATCACGCTGGTGCCGGACGGCGGCGCAGGCACAGGCTACCTGTACCACGACCCTTGCCACACGCCGATGAAGCTGCAGGACCCGATGAAGACGGTCAAGGCCTTGGTGGGCGATGCGGTGCTCAAGAGCGAGCGCTGCTGCGGCGAAAGCGGCACGCTGGGCGTGACCAGGCCTGATATTTCCACGCAAATCCGTTTCCGCAAGGAAGAAGAGTTGCGCAAGGATGAAACGGCTTTGCGTGCACTGACGGCGCCTGCCGGTAGCGAAGGGCCCGCAAAAGGCAACATCAAGATTCTGACCAGCTGCCCAAGCTGCCTGCAGGGTTTGAGCCGCTACGGCAATGATCTCAGCAACGGTTTGCTGGAGGCGGACTACATCGTGGTGGAGATGGCCAACCAGATTCTGGGCAAGGAGTGGCTGCCCGAATACGTGCAGACCGCGAATGCCGGTGGCATTGAGCGCGTCCTGGTGTGA
- a CDS encoding filamentous hemagglutinin N-terminal domain-containing protein produces the protein MGSKASLNHVYRTVWNRALGAMVAVAENTSSHGGGGSVSLVSAGGSYGVATPLALALAVALAWGAGARTAWANPTGGVAVVGQATMTTDGNKLTVTTQNGAGGNYSSINWQSFSIPAGSTTHFLQPNATSTSINRVVTNTPSLIFGTLSSNGNLVLVNQSGITVGAGAIVDTAGFTASTMRMTDADAMAGRMRFGDAISSAGKLSVDGNVLARSGDVVLLGGTVEVGKNALIQAPNGSTILAAGQQIEITARGLEGISLQLQAPENSVINLGKLNGDAVGIFAGTLKHSGVIQANAVSTEGGKVVLKAIDKLSIDGSVQVAALGQKGGSILASAKHVKLDSTALLDASGALGGGEVLVGGGYQGKDARLDNAQTTDIAAGVQLKADALVNGDGGTVVVWADGATRYLGSLSARGGALGGNGGVAEVSGKQYLDFRGTVDLTAAHGKKGSLLLDPTNIIIGGCADIDNSVACGYGGSDISDSTNWSDYSSVTNSYITANQVGYLLEYADVTLAATNDITLNSNISTYGASNAATTLTLNAGHNIVFGGSHRTIESYSNALNVSLNAGNAIATGGYGASIYSRGGNISLTAGSGGVGSGAMSQMVLDSGRNDGSAGNISITSGGVVFTDTLSANGYGGGVVSISGTQVSTGAISAKGVDGDSYGAQANGYNGGSVTITASGAVSVGGIDVTGGVGYDNGYSPTSGGKGGAVTVSGGYGTNVGTLNVGGGYGGYGGATGSGGSASVTLSSGNIVYGSNVTINGANSIALAALNGAISGNGITAASLSTLSKTGTNLSGNSVSAFSGTVTGSGNLTFYNNDSESPAALTVLGVSVANGDVLLDNYGGVTTTGKVSASGAVSIAAHSPLTIGAGGITAGGGITLGASTDLTLNGVIQSTGAGISFNAGGNLVQNSGVIAAAGVSATAGGSITFGFNAFSSGNPVSYTDVNGAVTAPAVPLSAVVSPGGAVSDFLDQFLAAVDQQQTFSDDPFDPRNRSQDALVVEGQICTP, from the coding sequence ATGGGTTCAAAAGCCTCACTCAATCACGTTTACCGCACTGTATGGAACCGCGCCCTGGGCGCCATGGTTGCCGTTGCGGAGAATACCAGTAGCCACGGTGGGGGCGGCAGTGTTTCACTAGTCAGTGCGGGAGGCAGCTACGGAGTCGCGACACCACTGGCCTTGGCATTGGCGGTAGCGCTTGCTTGGGGCGCAGGGGCGAGAACCGCATGGGCGAATCCGACTGGTGGCGTCGCCGTTGTAGGTCAGGCGACCATGACCACGGATGGAAACAAGCTGACCGTCACCACGCAAAACGGCGCAGGCGGCAACTATTCTTCCATCAACTGGCAAAGTTTTTCAATTCCTGCGGGGAGTACAACGCACTTCCTGCAGCCGAATGCAACCAGCACTTCCATCAACCGTGTCGTTACAAACACGCCATCGTTGATCTTTGGCACATTGAGCAGCAACGGCAATTTGGTTCTGGTGAATCAATCCGGGATCACGGTCGGTGCTGGCGCGATAGTGGACACTGCCGGCTTCACGGCTTCTACCATGCGTATGACCGATGCCGACGCGATGGCTGGTCGCATGCGGTTTGGTGATGCCATTTCATCGGCGGGCAAGTTGTCGGTGGATGGAAATGTGCTGGCGCGTAGCGGCGATGTGGTGTTGTTGGGCGGCACAGTGGAAGTGGGCAAGAATGCCCTGATTCAAGCGCCCAATGGAAGCACTATCCTGGCGGCGGGTCAGCAGATCGAAATTACTGCGCGCGGCCTGGAGGGCATCTCGTTGCAGTTGCAGGCACCCGAGAATTCGGTCATTAATTTGGGGAAACTGAACGGCGATGCTGTGGGTATTTTTGCCGGCACGCTCAAACACAGCGGTGTGATTCAGGCCAATGCGGTCAGCACCGAGGGCGGCAAGGTCGTACTCAAGGCCATTGACAAACTTTCCATTGACGGATCCGTACAAGTGGCCGCATTAGGACAAAAAGGCGGCAGCATCCTTGCCAGTGCCAAACATGTCAAGCTGGATAGCACGGCCTTGCTGGACGCCAGTGGCGCGCTCGGCGGTGGCGAGGTCTTGGTAGGCGGCGGGTACCAGGGCAAGGACGCCCGGCTGGACAATGCGCAGACCACGGATATTGCTGCGGGAGTGCAACTGAAGGCGGATGCGCTGGTGAACGGTGATGGTGGCACAGTGGTCGTTTGGGCGGATGGCGCGACACGGTACCTCGGATCTCTGAGCGCACGTGGCGGCGCGTTGGGAGGCAATGGCGGCGTGGCCGAAGTGTCCGGCAAGCAGTATCTGGACTTTCGGGGAACAGTGGATTTGACGGCCGCCCATGGAAAAAAGGGCAGTTTGCTGCTGGATCCAACCAACATCATTATCGGAGGCTGCGCAGACATCGATAACTCCGTAGCTTGCGGCTATGGTGGCTCGGATATCAGCGACAGTACCAATTGGAGCGACTATTCGTCTGTCACGAACAGTTATATCACCGCGAACCAAGTGGGCTATTTGTTGGAATACGCGGACGTCACTTTGGCCGCCACCAACGACATTACGCTCAATAGCAATATCTCGACTTATGGTGCCAGCAACGCTGCCACGACGCTGACGCTGAATGCTGGTCACAACATCGTTTTTGGCGGCTCGCATCGAACCATAGAGTCGTATTCAAACGCTTTGAATGTGTCATTGAACGCTGGTAATGCCATCGCAACGGGTGGATACGGTGCATCCATTTATAGCAGGGGTGGAAATATCAGTCTGACTGCCGGTTCGGGTGGTGTTGGTTCCGGTGCGATGTCGCAAATGGTTTTGGATTCGGGCCGAAACGATGGCTCGGCTGGAAATATAAGCATTACCTCAGGTGGTGTGGTATTCACTGACACTCTCTCCGCGAATGGCTACGGTGGAGGCGTTGTGAGTATTTCTGGTACGCAAGTGAGTACCGGAGCAATATCTGCTAAAGGTGTGGACGGTGATAGTTATGGGGCCCAGGCCAACGGTTACAACGGAGGCAGCGTAACCATTACCGCGAGCGGTGCGGTCAGTGTTGGCGGCATAGATGTGACGGGTGGTGTCGGCTATGACAATGGTTATTCCCCAACCAGTGGTGGCAAGGGCGGAGCCGTGACGGTGAGCGGAGGTTACGGCACCAACGTGGGTACCCTCAATGTCGGTGGTGGCTATGGTGGCTATGGTGGGGCTACCGGCAGTGGTGGTAGCGCATCCGTCACCTTGAGTTCCGGGAACATCGTGTACGGTTCCAATGTGACCATTAATGGCGCCAACTCCATTGCATTGGCTGCGCTTAATGGGGCCATTAGCGGAAATGGCATTACTGCTGCTAGCCTGAGTACGTTATCCAAAACAGGCACTAACCTCAGTGGCAACTCGGTCAGCGCCTTTTCGGGCACCGTGACCGGTAGTGGCAATCTCACGTTTTACAACAATGATTCTGAAAGCCCCGCTGCCTTGACTGTTTTGGGCGTGAGTGTTGCCAATGGCGATGTGTTGCTGGATAACTATGGTGGAGTCACAACTACCGGAAAAGTGTCTGCGAGTGGAGCCGTGAGTATTGCGGCACACAGCCCCCTCACGATTGGTGCGGGTGGCATCACCGCGGGCGGCGGTATCACGCTTGGGGCATCCACCGACTTGACGTTAAACGGTGTCATCCAGTCCACAGGCGCCGGCATTTCTTTCAATGCTGGCGGTAACCTGGTGCAAAACAGCGGTGTGATTGCCGCTGCAGGCGTGAGCGCCACGGCGGGGGGCTCAATCACCTTTGGCTTCAACGCGTTCAGCTCGGGCAATCCTGTGAGCTATACAGATGTGAACGGGGCCGTTACCGCGCCTGCTGTTCCACTCAGTGCGGTCGTGAGTCCTGGTGGCGCGGTGTCCGATTTTCTGGATCAGTTCTTGGCGGCCGTAGACCAACAGCAGACTTTCAGTGATGACCCGTTTGACCCGCGCAATCGCAGCCAGGACGCACTGGTCGTAGAAGGACAGATATGCACGCCGTAA